Proteins encoded by one window of Pseudanabaena sp. BC1403:
- a CDS encoding succinate dehydrogenase/fumarate reductase iron-sulfur subunit: protein MNITVKLRRQTSRNSEPTYQTYQIEADPDRTTVLDALIKIQGEQDGSIGFRRNCRNAICGSCSMRINGRSGLACQKHISEVMSDRDTELVIEPMQNLPVIKDLIVDMTKFWDNLAKVDPYVSTASRQISKTEYLQTSAQRAKLQAAANCILCGSCYSECNAAAVSDRFVGPHALAKAYRVMADNRDDRTEERVEKYNESGFVWDCTRCYNCNEVCPVEVQPLDRISQIKHEILANTDLPESTAQRHRHAMVELVKEDGWIDESKFGVRVVGDNFRDIKGLLSIFPLGIRMVLHGKMPYPWEFQKSEGASEAKALIESIYSAKSNRESKQ, encoded by the coding sequence ATGAATATTACAGTCAAGCTTCGCCGCCAAACATCGCGCAATAGTGAACCCACTTATCAAACCTATCAAATCGAAGCCGACCCCGATCGCACAACTGTACTTGATGCATTAATCAAAATTCAAGGTGAACAGGATGGCTCCATTGGCTTTCGGCGCAACTGTCGCAACGCCATTTGCGGATCTTGCTCGATGCGAATTAATGGGCGATCGGGCTTAGCTTGTCAGAAACATATCAGCGAAGTAATGAGCGATCGCGATACCGAACTGGTCATCGAACCAATGCAAAATCTACCCGTGATCAAGGACTTGATCGTAGACATGACTAAGTTTTGGGATAATCTCGCCAAAGTCGATCCCTACGTCTCCACCGCATCACGGCAAATCAGCAAAACTGAATACCTCCAAACCTCAGCCCAACGCGCCAAACTCCAAGCTGCTGCCAATTGCATTCTCTGCGGTTCCTGCTATTCCGAATGTAATGCTGCGGCTGTCAGCGATCGCTTTGTTGGCCCCCACGCCCTAGCCAAAGCATATCGAGTCATGGCAGATAATCGCGACGATCGCACTGAGGAAAGGGTAGAGAAATATAACGAATCAGGATTTGTTTGGGACTGCACGCGCTGCTATAACTGCAATGAAGTCTGTCCAGTAGAAGTACAACCTCTAGATCGAATTTCTCAAATCAAACATGAGATCCTCGCTAATACAGATTTACCAGAATCCACCGCTCAGCGTCATCGACACGCGATGGTTGAGCTAGTCAAAGAAGATGGATGGATCGACGAAAGTAAATTTGGGGTGCGCGTAGTTGGTGATAACTTCCGCGATATCAAAGGATTACTAAGTATTTTTCCTCTCGGTATCCGCATGGTTTTACATGGCAAAATGCCCTATCCTTGGGAGTTTCAGAAGTCAGAAGGTGCATCTGAAGCTAAAGCTTTAATTGAGTCTATCTATTCTGCAAAAAGTAATCGTGAAAGCAAACAATAA
- the gcvT gene encoding glycine cleavage system aminomethyltransferase GcvT produces the protein MTNPLKRTPLYDLHVASGARLVEFGGWEMPVQYKGLVAEHNAVRSQVGMFDVSHMGKFAITGEGVLETLNKLVPSNLGRLKVGQALYTVLLNEQAGIIDDVIFYRHEPDGDRENWSVIVNASTTDKDKAWLQQHLGDRLIDNSASQILIAVQGKTAIVTIQDLVTADLLKLPRLRFGHTRTDILGTPSFIARTGYTGEDGCEIMTDIETGKALWQKLLDLGVVPCGLGCRDTLRLEAGMHLYGQDMNDTITPLEADLQWIVHLKEKGDFIGREVLEEQKQNGVTRKLIGLELEGRNIARHDYPIRYEGETVGIVTSGTMSPTLGKAIAFGYVPSELAKMEQILQVQIRNNDFPAKVTKRNFL, from the coding sequence ATGACGAACCCTCTGAAACGCACTCCTCTTTATGATCTCCATGTTGCTTCTGGTGCGCGGCTAGTGGAATTTGGCGGTTGGGAGATGCCCGTGCAGTATAAAGGGCTGGTCGCAGAACATAATGCCGTGCGATCGCAGGTGGGGATGTTTGATGTGTCGCATATGGGTAAATTTGCGATCACAGGCGAAGGCGTTCTCGAAACTTTGAACAAACTTGTACCATCGAACTTAGGGCGCTTAAAAGTGGGGCAAGCGCTATATACAGTTTTACTCAATGAGCAAGCAGGAATTATTGACGATGTGATTTTTTATCGTCATGAACCTGATGGCGATCGCGAAAATTGGTCAGTAATTGTCAATGCCTCGACCACTGACAAAGACAAAGCATGGTTGCAACAGCATTTAGGCGATCGCTTGATTGATAACTCGGCTTCGCAAATCTTGATTGCCGTACAAGGTAAAACTGCGATCGTCACTATTCAAGATCTCGTGACAGCGGATTTATTGAAATTACCGCGTTTGCGATTTGGGCATACTCGCACCGATATTTTAGGAACACCCAGCTTTATTGCGCGGACGGGCTATACAGGGGAAGATGGCTGCGAAATCATGACCGATATCGAAACGGGTAAAGCGCTTTGGCAAAAATTACTCGATCTTGGTGTTGTACCTTGTGGCTTAGGTTGCCGTGACACCTTGCGTCTGGAAGCAGGAATGCATCTCTATGGACAGGATATGAATGACACGATCACACCTCTCGAAGCCGATCTTCAGTGGATCGTGCATCTCAAAGAGAAAGGTGATTTTATTGGGCGTGAGGTTTTAGAAGAGCAGAAACAAAATGGAGTCACCCGCAAATTAATCGGCTTAGAATTAGAAGGACGCAATATTGCCCGCCATGATTACCCAATTCGCTATGAAGGCGAAACTGTCGGCATTGTCACCAGTGGCACAATGTCCCCAACTTTGGGCAAGGCGATCGCCTTTGGCTATGTCCCATCTGAACTAGCAAAAATGGAGCAAATTCTCCAAGTCCAAATCCGCAACAATGATTTTCCTGCCAAAGTCACAAAGCGTAATTTCTTGTGA
- the rpoB gene encoding DNA-directed RNA polymerase subunit beta, whose product MNKPTLVTPAFVLPDLVEIQRESFRWFLEEGLIEELESFSPITDYTGKMELHFIAKDYKLKRPKYSVDESKRRDATYAVQMYVPTRLINKETGEIKEQEVFIGDLPLMTDRGTFIINGAERVIVNQIVRSPGVYYKQEIDKNGRRTYNASLIPNRGAWLKFETDKNDLVWVRIDKTRKLSAQVLLKAIGLSDAEILDALTHREYFQKTIDKEGQFDEDEALKELYRKLRPGEPPTESGGRELLRSRFFDPKRYDLGKVGRYKLNKKLRLNTPDTMRVLTEKDILTAINYLINLKFDIGEIDDIDHLGNRRVRSVGELLQNQVRVGLNRLERIIRERMTVSDVDALTPASLVNPKPLVAAIKEFFGSSQLSQFMDQTNPLAELTHKRRLSALGPGGLTRERAGFAVRDIHPSHYGRICPIETPEGPNAGLIGSLATHARVNQYGFIETPYYAVENGKVLKNQEPVYMTADEEDEFRVAPGDVATNDEGYIFLEIVPIRYRQEWGTASPEEIDYVAVSPVQIISVATSLIPFLEHDDANRALMGSNMQRQAVPLLRPERPLVGTGLEAQAARDSGMVIVSRVTGEVSYVSADEIRVKADDTGLESSYRLQKYQRSNQDTCLNQRPLVWVGDTVVSGQVLADGSATEGGEIALGQNILVAYMPWEGYNYEDAILINERLVIDDVYTSIHVEKYEIEARQTKLGPEEITREIPNVGEDSLRNLDEQGIIRIGAWVSSGEILVGKVTPKGESDQPPEEKLLRAIFGEKARDVRDNSLRVPNGEKGRVVDVRVFTREQGDELPPGANMVVRVYVAQKRKIQVGDKMAGRHGNKGIISRILPKEDMPFLPDGTPLDIVLNPLGVPSRMNVGQVFECLLGWAAENLNARFKIVPFDEMYGEEASRELVNGQLEHARNHTGKDWIFNDEFPGKLVVYDGRTGEPFDQPVTVGKAYMLKLVHLVDDKIHARSTGPYSLVTQQPLGGKAQQGGQRFGEMEVWALEAFGAAYILQELLTVKSDDMTGRNEALNAIVKGHAIPRPGTPESFKVLVRELQSLCLDVSVHKLSEDGSNQDTEVDLMVDTGSRRTPNRPTYESVYRGDINFDEDDD is encoded by the coding sequence ATGAATAAGCCTACTCTTGTTACTCCTGCCTTCGTTCTACCAGATCTTGTAGAAATCCAGCGGGAGAGTTTTCGATGGTTCCTAGAAGAAGGACTTATTGAAGAGCTTGAGAGTTTCTCACCGATTACAGATTATACGGGCAAAATGGAACTCCATTTCATTGCCAAAGATTATAAACTCAAGCGCCCAAAATATAGTGTTGATGAGTCCAAACGTCGGGATGCCACCTATGCCGTACAGATGTACGTTCCCACGAGGCTTATTAACAAAGAAACAGGAGAAATAAAGGAGCAAGAAGTTTTTATCGGCGATCTGCCTCTAATGACAGATCGTGGAACATTTATTATTAACGGTGCTGAGCGAGTCATCGTCAATCAGATTGTGCGTAGCCCTGGGGTTTATTACAAACAAGAGATTGACAAGAATGGTCGCCGCACTTACAACGCCAGCCTTATTCCTAACCGAGGAGCATGGCTGAAATTTGAAACCGACAAGAATGATCTTGTCTGGGTTCGTATTGACAAAACTCGTAAACTTTCTGCGCAGGTACTACTCAAAGCGATCGGCTTGAGTGATGCCGAAATTCTTGATGCTCTTACTCACCGTGAGTACTTCCAGAAAACAATTGACAAAGAAGGTCAGTTTGACGAAGACGAAGCACTCAAAGAACTTTATCGCAAGCTCCGCCCAGGTGAGCCACCTACCGAGTCGGGTGGTCGTGAACTTTTGCGATCGCGCTTTTTTGACCCCAAACGTTATGACCTCGGAAAGGTTGGACGTTATAAGCTCAACAAGAAATTGCGCTTAAATACCCCAGACACCATGCGGGTATTGACCGAGAAGGATATTCTCACTGCAATCAACTATCTGATCAACCTCAAGTTTGACATCGGTGAAATCGATGACATTGACCACTTGGGCAACCGTCGCGTTAGGTCAGTTGGTGAATTGCTACAAAACCAAGTCCGTGTTGGCTTAAATCGTCTAGAACGGATCATTCGCGAACGGATGACTGTGTCTGATGTTGACGCTCTCACGCCAGCCTCGTTGGTTAATCCCAAGCCGCTAGTAGCCGCAATCAAAGAATTCTTTGGTTCCAGCCAACTGTCTCAGTTCATGGACCAAACCAATCCTCTTGCTGAGTTAACTCACAAACGCCGTCTTAGCGCTCTTGGCCCTGGTGGTCTAACTCGTGAACGTGCAGGCTTTGCAGTGCGGGATATTCACCCAAGCCATTACGGTCGCATCTGCCCCATTGAAACTCCTGAAGGTCCTAACGCAGGGTTGATCGGTTCTTTGGCAACTCACGCTCGTGTTAACCAGTATGGATTCATTGAGACTCCTTACTACGCGGTCGAAAACGGCAAAGTTCTAAAAAATCAAGAGCCTGTCTATATGACGGCTGATGAAGAAGATGAATTCCGTGTCGCCCCTGGTGACGTAGCTACCAACGACGAAGGCTATATCTTCCTTGAAATCGTGCCAATTCGCTATCGTCAAGAATGGGGTACGGCAAGTCCCGAAGAAATCGACTATGTCGCGGTTTCGCCTGTACAGATTATCTCGGTGGCAACATCGCTGATTCCATTCCTTGAGCATGATGATGCTAACCGAGCCCTGATGGGCTCGAACATGCAGCGTCAAGCCGTTCCACTATTGCGTCCTGAGCGTCCTCTTGTTGGTACTGGGCTAGAAGCTCAAGCCGCTCGTGACTCAGGTATGGTGATCGTCTCGCGAGTTACAGGTGAAGTCTCCTATGTATCTGCGGATGAGATTCGCGTCAAGGCTGATGATACTGGACTAGAGAGCAGCTACCGTCTGCAAAAATATCAGCGATCAAACCAAGACACCTGCTTAAATCAGCGTCCTCTGGTCTGGGTTGGCGATACGGTGGTTTCAGGACAAGTTCTTGCCGATGGTTCAGCAACCGAAGGCGGCGAAATCGCTCTTGGACAGAACATTCTCGTTGCTTATATGCCTTGGGAAGGCTACAACTACGAAGACGCAATTTTAATTAATGAGCGCCTCGTAATTGATGATGTGTACACTTCGATTCACGTTGAAAAATATGAAATTGAAGCAAGACAAACCAAACTCGGTCCCGAAGAAATCACTCGCGAAATTCCTAACGTCGGTGAAGATTCTCTGCGTAATCTTGATGAGCAGGGCATTATCCGCATCGGTGCTTGGGTAAGTTCTGGAGAAATCCTTGTCGGCAAGGTCACACCAAAGGGTGAATCTGATCAACCACCTGAAGAAAAACTCCTAAGAGCAATTTTTGGTGAAAAGGCTCGTGATGTTAGAGACAACTCATTGCGTGTGCCTAACGGTGAAAAGGGTCGTGTTGTCGATGTGCGCGTATTTACTCGCGAACAAGGCGATGAGTTACCCCCTGGGGCAAACATGGTCGTCCGCGTCTATGTTGCTCAAAAACGCAAGATCCAAGTCGGCGATAAGATGGCAGGTCGCCACGGCAACAAGGGCATTATTTCGCGCATTTTGCCGAAAGAAGATATGCCATTCTTGCCCGACGGCACTCCTCTTGATATCGTGCTGAACCCTCTGGGTGTGCCTTCACGGATGAACGTAGGACAAGTGTTTGAATGCTTGCTCGGTTGGGCAGCCGAAAACTTGAATGCTCGCTTTAAGATCGTGCCATTTGATGAAATGTACGGAGAAGAAGCTTCAAGAGAGTTGGTGAATGGTCAGCTAGAACATGCTCGTAATCACACTGGCAAAGACTGGATCTTTAATGATGAATTCCCAGGTAAGTTGGTCGTCTATGACGGACGTACAGGTGAGCCATTCGATCAGCCCGTGACTGTTGGTAAAGCATATATGCTGAAACTAGTTCACCTTGTCGATGACAAGATCCACGCTCGTTCGACTGGTCCTTACTCACTAGTTACGCAGCAGCCACTTGGCGGTAAAGCTCAACAGGGTGGTCAGCGCTTTGGAGAAATGGAAGTATGGGCGTTGGAAGCATTCGGTGCTGCCTATATTCTCCAAGAGTTGCTCACAGTTAAATCTGACGATATGACGGGACGTAACGAAGCACTCAATGCGATCGTTAAAGGTCACGCAATTCCTCGACCTGGTACGCCAGAATCATTCAAGGTATTGGTGCGTGAGCTTCAATCTTTATGTTTGGATGTGTCAGTCCACAAGCTATCTGAGGACGGTAGCAACCAAGATACTGAAGTGGATTTGATGGTGGATACTGGCTCACGCCGTACACCAAATCGTCCTACCTATGAGTCTGTCTATCGAGGCGATATCAATTTTGATGAGGATGATGACTAA
- the rpoC1 gene encoding DNA-directed RNA polymerase subunit gamma (DNA-dependent RNA polymerase catalyzes the transcription of DNA into RNA using the four ribonucleoside triphosphates as substrates; in cyanobacteria the beta' subunit is composed of two distinct genes that produce a gamma and beta' subunit): protein MAKVEQRFDYVKIGLASPDRIRKWGERVLPNGSLVGEVTKPETINYRTLKPEMDGLFCERIFGPAKDWECHCGKYKRVRHRGIVCERCGVEVTESRVRRHRMGFIKLAASVTHVWYLKGIPSYMATLLDIPLRDVEQIVYFNAYVVLNPGIQSEVDGEVTVVNSREIIVRGIDGVEIAYPLHPKHTPTTSEGKIVEVGEVLATAYNLSYKQLLSEDQWIDLEDQIYAEDPVLDGIEVGIGAEAIKQLLQNINLEKEAERLRTDIENSKGQKRAKLIKRLRVVDNFVATGSRPDWMVLDVIPVIPPDLRPMVQLDGGRFATSDLNDLYRRVINRNNRLARLQEILAPEIIVRNEKRMLQEAVDALIDNGRRGRTVVGANNRPLKSLSDIIEGKQGRFRQNLLGKRVDYSGRSVIVVGPNLKIHQCGLPKEMAIELFQPFVIHRLIKTGLVNNIKAAKKLIQRNDPAVWDVLEDVIREHPVMLNRAPTLHRLGIQAFEPLLVSGRAIQLHPLVCPAFNADFDGDQMAVHVPLSIEAQAEARLLMLASNNILSPATGRPIVTPSQDMVLGCYYLTTDNPYKQKGLGRYFSNFNDVVMAYEQGEIDIHASVWVRFEGILEGQGEEKDDEEPKVTVLEDGTKVKEFDFRRIREDAEGGLISQYIKTTPGRVIFNQAIYASLAS from the coding sequence ATGGCGAAAGTGGAACAGCGATTTGACTATGTCAAGATTGGCTTGGCATCACCCGATCGCATTCGTAAATGGGGCGAACGAGTTCTACCAAATGGCAGTTTGGTTGGCGAAGTCACAAAACCTGAAACTATTAACTACCGCACATTGAAGCCAGAAATGGATGGCTTGTTCTGTGAACGGATTTTTGGTCCCGCAAAGGATTGGGAATGTCATTGCGGTAAGTATAAACGTGTGCGTCATCGCGGTATTGTCTGCGAACGCTGCGGTGTAGAAGTGACAGAATCACGAGTACGTCGTCATCGCATGGGCTTTATTAAGCTAGCTGCCTCAGTTACCCATGTGTGGTATCTCAAGGGTATCCCTAGTTATATGGCTACTCTGCTGGATATCCCTCTACGTGATGTTGAGCAAATTGTTTACTTCAATGCCTACGTTGTCCTTAATCCTGGGATTCAGTCTGAGGTCGATGGCGAAGTTACCGTAGTCAATAGCCGTGAAATTATTGTGCGTGGCATTGATGGCGTTGAAATAGCTTACCCTCTACATCCCAAGCATACTCCAACTACATCAGAAGGAAAAATTGTTGAAGTTGGAGAAGTGCTTGCTACTGCCTATAACCTCTCTTATAAGCAATTGCTTTCAGAGGATCAATGGATTGATCTTGAAGATCAAATTTATGCTGAAGATCCTGTACTAGATGGGATTGAAGTAGGTATTGGAGCAGAAGCAATCAAGCAGCTATTGCAAAATATCAATCTTGAGAAAGAAGCAGAGCGTCTCCGCACCGATATCGAAAACTCTAAAGGTCAAAAACGCGCCAAGTTAATTAAGCGTCTGCGCGTGGTTGATAACTTTGTAGCGACAGGTTCTAGACCAGACTGGATGGTATTGGATGTAATTCCAGTAATTCCTCCAGATTTGCGTCCGATGGTACAGCTTGACGGTGGACGCTTTGCCACGAGCGATTTGAATGATTTGTATCGTCGAGTAATTAACCGTAATAATCGCCTAGCTCGATTACAGGAAATTCTTGCGCCTGAAATTATCGTCCGTAACGAAAAGCGGATGTTGCAGGAGGCTGTTGATGCGTTGATCGATAACGGTCGTCGTGGACGCACGGTGGTTGGTGCAAATAATCGCCCACTCAAGTCTCTCTCGGACATCATCGAAGGCAAGCAGGGTCGTTTCCGTCAAAACTTGCTCGGTAAACGGGTTGACTATTCTGGACGTTCGGTAATCGTTGTCGGACCTAACCTGAAGATTCATCAATGTGGTTTGCCCAAGGAAATGGCGATCGAGCTATTCCAGCCTTTCGTGATTCATCGCCTGATTAAAACAGGGCTGGTGAATAACATTAAAGCGGCGAAGAAACTGATTCAACGCAATGACCCAGCTGTTTGGGATGTCCTTGAAGATGTGATCCGCGAACACCCCGTCATGTTAAACCGTGCCCCGACGCTGCACAGATTAGGTATTCAAGCTTTTGAACCTTTGCTGGTAAGTGGTCGTGCAATTCAACTGCATCCGCTTGTCTGTCCTGCCTTTAACGCTGACTTCGACGGTGACCAAATGGCGGTTCACGTGCCTCTGTCGATTGAAGCACAGGCGGAAGCGCGTCTATTGATGCTTGCATCTAATAACATTCTCTCGCCTGCTACTGGTCGTCCGATCGTTACACCTAGCCAAGATATGGTTTTGGGTTGTTACTATCTCACAACTGATAATCCTTACAAACAGAAGGGTTTAGGACGTTACTTCTCCAACTTCAATGATGTCGTGATGGCATACGAACAAGGCGAAATCGATATTCACGCCAGTGTTTGGGTACGTTTTGAAGGAATTCTTGAAGGTCAAGGCGAAGAAAAAGACGATGAAGAACCCAAGGTCACAGTTCTAGAAGATGGTACGAAAGTAAAGGAATTTGATTTCCGTCGTATTCGTGAAGATGCTGAAGGCGGTTTGATTTCTCAATACATTAAAACCACTCCTGGGCGTGTGATTTTCAATCAAGCAATCTATGCATCCCTAGCGAGTTAA